The DNA sequence TCGCTCGTCATTACCTGTAACGCGTGTCAATCTCGGCGCCGCTTCATTCATCGCTACTGCACATTTTATCCCCGGTGCTGCGGTCAGAAGCGCTTTGAAGATGTCATCGCAAGCGAAGATGGTGAAGTTCCCCTGCCCGATGATCACCTGCTTCTCTTCCGGATTCCTCACCTCTACACGTTCTATCTTTACCACTTTGCTCCTTTATCTCGCTTACTCCGCTTCCACCATGCTTATCGCTCCCTGCTCGCAGACATCCACGCATACCTCACAATCAGTACATTCCTCTGCGTTTATCACTGCATGCTGCTCACGCCCGTTCGGAGCACTACTCGGATCCGATTCCTCCACCAAACTTATCGCCTCTACCGGGCACTCCTCCACACACATGCTCGTTCCTTTTTCTTTCCTTCCCTTACAGCCATCACACTTATCCAAATCTACTACTGCTGGCATTTCTCATATCACGCTCCTTAATCTCCTTTCTATCCTCATTCTATATATAAGTTGCTATTTTCGGCTCCGGTTTAATAAGACAATATTAAAATCGGAGAATACGTATTGTTACTTATTATACCAATCGTAAGAATCCATGCGGGGGGCGTGATTTGAACACGCGCACTCCTACGAGACAGGGTCCTAAGCCCTGCGCCTTTTCCTTACTCAGCAACCCCCGCTATTGCTATTACTATTCCAGTTCGTCACTCATCGTCACCCAGAAGTGGTACTCCGAAAGCTCAATCGTCTCCGCTTTCTCCCTGTTCTTCTTCGCTTTATCCTCTTCACCCAATAGCTCGTATACCTGCGCTAAATTGCGATATGTTCTGGCGCCGAAATCAATGAGGTACCTGCTGAGGTTCAAAGCCTCCTCAAATTGCTCTATCGCTTTGTCATATTCCCCAAGCTCTGCGTATGCTATACCACAACCATTGTACGCCTTTGCTATGTGCGTGAGCCCCTGCTCATTCTTTATTATCTTCTCGAATATCGCCACTGCCTGTCTGTATTTCTTCATACCCAGATATTCATTGCCTACATCGATCATCAACTCAGGGTCTCCGAGAGGCGCCTCTTCACTCTCACCCTCGGACTCCATGCTTATTATAGGTTATTATCGGCTTAAATAATTTTCTCTCCCCTCTTACCATGTGCAGGTGCTATCACATCTATCACACCACCCTGGAAGTCGCTTTTTACGTTTCCCACCTTATCCTCCATCCAGCCTTCCATATCCAAGTATACTTCCCTCAATTTCGCTAACACCGTTCATTGCTTTCCCGGGCAGAGGTATCCCCATGCGGTGCATGCCTTTTCCCTTACAGTGGGAGAATAGCTTTGCGAACCATTGCTCATACTCATCCTTAGTGATCAGTACAAGTGCACCACCTTTACTCACAATCTCATC is a window from the Methanophagales archaeon genome containing:
- a CDS encoding cobaltochelatase subunit CobN, whose protein sequence is MCICRSHDGTNFDALESVARILKRMRDVGYPVSAPADGKALIDDIMSRNSISEFRWTTVDEIVSKGGALVLITKDEYEQWFAKLFSHCKGKGMHRMGIPLPGKAMNGVSEIEGSILGYGRLDGG
- a CDS encoding 4Fe-4S binding protein; translation: MPAVVDLDKCDGCKGRKEKGTSMCVEECPVEAISLVEESDPSSAPNGREQHAVINAEECTDCEVCVDVCEQGAISMVEAE
- a CDS encoding tetratricopeptide repeat protein, whose protein sequence is MESEGESEEAPLGDPELMIDVGNEYLGMKKYRQAVAIFEKIIKNEQGLTHIAKAYNGCGIAYAELGEYDKAIEQFEEALNLSRYLIDFGARTYRNLAQVYELLGEEDKAKKNREKAETIELSEYHFWVTMSDELE